The Gemmatimonadota bacterium nucleotide sequence TCACCCGCGGCAGTGCGATCGGATCGGCCCGTGAAGCGATCGGGCCGACCTGTGGCCCTGACCCATCCCACGCCCCCGTGGCCATAGAATCCCACGGGATCCGCGATCCCCTCAATCAGCAGGCCCACATTGCCACCCGTCAGCGTTTTATCGGCAACCGATGCCGACCCCTCGTTAGCCATCCCTTCATTCGAATGCGAAAACGCCGAGCCTTCAATTCCGAAACGACTGTGATGGCCCTCGAGCAACAGGAAGTAACCTTCATCGACGGGTATCGCCAGGCCAGCGACCAGAAAAGGGCCGGCCGAAGCCGTACCGTCCGCCAGGTCACCGATGGGCATGGCGGGTCCGCCTCCAAACCTGACATTCGCCTGCCCCTCGGCCTGCAGCGGTGAAAACATACACGCGATCGCCAGACAAACACCACGCACTTGAGAACTCCCTTCATGCAGCATCATGTCGCAACTTCGAATTCACCGGAAAGAACGGACCGATTTTTTGGCTCAATGAGCAGGTTCCGTGTGAAAGAAGTAACTTATTTCTGAATTTTGTGGGAATAGAATCGGCGCCGGCGTGGTCTAATCAGTAGGCAGCGACAACCGTTCGGATCGATCTCCGGTACTTTCGAGATGCGTTAACGGGCCGCGCCGGCCGACAGTCCGTTGGATGCTGACCATATTGTTCCGGCCATTCGAGGGAAGCGGGATGAGGGAAGACGCCTTGACGGACGAAGCACTGGTCGACGCCGCCCGCGATGGGTGCGAGGACGCCTTCCGCACCCTCGTGGAACGATACGAAGGCCGCGTGGCGTCCGTCGTGATCCGCATGCTGGGGAACACTCCCGAAGCCGAGGACGCGGGGCAGGAGACTTTCATCCGGTTCTATCGCGGCTTGCGAGGATTCCGCGGTCAGGCGTCAGTCGGCACCTACCTGACGCGGATCGCCATCAACCTCTCGCTCACCGAACTCAAAAAACGCCGGCGACGTTCGATCTTCGTCCCCTTCACACCGCCGGGCAGGGAAGACGACACACCGGAACCGGAATATGCCGACCCGGCGGCCAGTGCCGAATACGACGACACGGCCGACCGGATTCAGGCGGCGCTGAACCGATTGAAGCCCGAATTCCGTTCCGTGATTGTACTCCGGCTGATAGAGGGCTACTCGACGAAAGAAACCGCCGAGATCCTGGGCTTGCCCGTCGGGACGGTACTGTCCCGCCTGAGGAGGTCCCAGGAGAAACTGAAACGCATGCTTATTTCCTCTAACAGGGAGCTTGTCCATGAAACGGTCTGAACTGGATCTGCTGTACCGGTCGCTGGATGCGTCCCTGACGCCCGGTGAACAAAGCCGCCTGGACGCGGCGTTGCGGCGCGATCCCGGCCTGCGGGACGAATACGAGCGACTGGTCCGGCTGCGAAGCCAGGTCGAAAACCAGGAATCGCCCTCGTTCCGGGCGGATTTCTCCCAACGCGTCATGGAACGCCTGGCGGCGGAATCCACGGCCATTCCGGCGTCGAATCCTGAAGGTGGGACAACGCCTGAATTCGAGGACGCGCTGTCCCTCATGTTCCGCAAAGTGGCGGTGGCCGCTTCGGTCGCTGCCGTCCTGTTGTTGACCTACAACCTGGCCACGTCCGAAAACGTCTCCATCACCACGTCGTTCGGGCTGACCGAGGAACTGTATCCTGAAGACCTGTACGACGCGCGGATCGCGCTGGAATCGGAGGGCGAATTATGAACATCCATCTGAAGACCGCGGCCATTCTGCTGGCCACGTTGATCATCGGCATGGTCTGCGGCGCGCTCATCCTGGGCGCTTTTGCCCGGGACCAGTTGCAACCTCCGCCCCAGGTGACCCGGGAACGCTTCGTGGAACGGTGGGTCAGGATGGTGCGGCCGGACCCGGCGCAGATGCAGAGGATCCGGGAAGTGGTGAACGAGCACGAACCCGGGTTCCGGGAGAACTACATGCGCCACCGGCAGGAGATGCAGGTCCTGGTCGATTCGTTGCACAGGGACCTGGAACCCATCCTTACCGAAACGCAACTCGAGCGGATCAAGCGGATCCGCGAAGGACGCGAACGCATCCGCGAGTTCCGCCGTGATGGCGATCACGAATCGCGCAGAGACCGTCCCCGACGGCCGCCCGGACGCAACCGGGCCGGCGAGGGCCCCCGGGGGGATCGTCCTGACAGCATTCGTTCGGAAGGGCGCGGGAGCGAC carries:
- a CDS encoding porin family protein, which translates into the protein MMLHEGSSQVRGVCLAIACMFSPLQAEGQANVRFGGGPAMPIGDLADGTASAGPFLVAGLAIPVDEGYFLLLEGHHSRFGIEGSAFSHSNEGMANEGSASVADKTLTGGNVGLLIEGIADPVGFYGHGGVGWVRATGRPDRFTGRSDRTAAGEDADSGTSDHSFMFVFGLGVNLTVSDHVRLSLEARYNHARNVFDESARWIPVTASVVIRL
- a CDS encoding sigma-70 family RNA polymerase sigma factor — translated: MLTILFRPFEGSGMREDALTDEALVDAARDGCEDAFRTLVERYEGRVASVVIRMLGNTPEAEDAGQETFIRFYRGLRGFRGQASVGTYLTRIAINLSLTELKKRRRRSIFVPFTPPGREDDTPEPEYADPAASAEYDDTADRIQAALNRLKPEFRSVIVLRLIEGYSTKETAEILGLPVGTVLSRLRRSQEKLKRMLISSNRELVHETV